One Terriglobales bacterium genomic window, CAGTTCGTCCAGCACCTGCGCCTTGGTCATCAGGTTGTCAAACCGCTTCTCCTGCTTGATGGACTCGTCGGCATAGTGCAAGGCGTCTTCCAAGTCGAGCTTTTGGGCCAGCAGGGTCTGCGCAGCCTCGTCCCAACCCTCCCATGTAAAGCGCATTCCTCCCCGAAGCTGCGCCTTCAGCTTCGCGGGAACGATCTGCTTCTGGTCCACCGCAATTTTGAACGGCACCGCGACACGTTCCCACCGCAGCGTGACCGTCGCCGCATCCGGCGTCACTGCGTCGAAATCGTAAGTCAGCGCCTCGTGCATTTCGGAGCTTTGCGGTTGCACCGTTGCTCGTAACGCGTCCTCTTTCTGGTCGTAGGTGAAACTTCCCCACGCCGTCGAGGCCCGCGACAGAATCACGGTCCACTCTTTTTCTCCGGGAATCATGTGCAGTCCGTACTTTCCTGCCGGCACAGCATGGCCTTCGATGCTGACCGGATCGCTGAACTCGATAATGGTGTTTTCATTGGCGCCCGCGCGCCACACTTCTCCGAACGGCACGATGCCGCCGAACACCTTCCGTCCGTTCACCAGGGGACGGCTGTAGGTGATGGTGACGTCGGTCAGACCGACTCGCTGCATCACCTCCGCCTTCTGGCTGGGGCGCGGCAGATCCAGCACCGATTGCGCTTGCGACAGCGCCTGCAAACTCGCCACTCCAAGGATCAACCTGGCGACAACCCGCAGTTTGTGGCTCATGTTTAGCCTCCGATGTTTGTTTTCACACGAAGGGGATTATCACGACAAAATT contains:
- a CDS encoding DUF2911 domain-containing protein yields the protein MSHKLRVVARLILGVASLQALSQAQSVLDLPRPSQKAEVMQRVGLTDVTITYSRPLVNGRKVFGGIVPFGEVWRAGANENTIIEFSDPVSIEGHAVPAGKYGLHMIPGEKEWTVILSRASTAWGSFTYDQKEDALRATVQPQSSEMHEALTYDFDAVTPDAATVTLRWERVAVPFKIAVDQKQIVPAKLKAQLRGGMRFTWEGWDEAAQTLLAQKLDLEDALHYADESIKQEKRFDNLMTKAQVLDELGRKTEAASLRDEAMPLGNALQINSYGRQLQRAGKQNEAFAVFETNAKRYPDHFVVHYEQARILCAKGDYDSAVKEMQTALASSDQNFKPFLEGLVKRLQAKEDINKN